One region of Termitidicoccus mucosus genomic DNA includes:
- a CDS encoding PPC domain-containing protein, producing the protein MCPNTPDTASAAADTNRGADIPVRVVAGRNARAPIAAAARCSSFNLKLKLAALGAVLLQPFLAAAPYIEHLYPAGAQRGRTLEIELVGRSIDGAREVWVSGEGVTGEVLKVTDPTPAQINEAKKNDAIASQNARLRITIAPDAADGVRDLRIMADSGLSNRFRFEVGLLPEVIEAKPDNSAHPQVLPELPVVVNGQILSADRDRFRFHAAAGQQLLIQVKGRAIKPFLADGVPGWFQPKIALFDGRTGNLIEEADDFRFDPDPVLMWKVPADGDYEVEIWDAVSRGRGDLVYRMTIGELPFVSDIFPLGARAGDQNVEIIARGINLPGAQAKRRASFAGKEPGIVTINAPTKLGRTNSRQFELGSLPETREREPNDTQAKAQPVALPITINGRIGQPGDTDWFSFEAKKGDTLVFDVMARRLDSPLDAKLSLSPQRAFNAAARAADQKPPKLSSDDETDGRYGLITHHADPRLAVTIPADGAYQVMVQDAQGKGGPEYAYRLSIAPAQPDFELRVMPDNLSVPAGGNVVVQLKAFRIDGFDGEVNLHVEGLPPGFALSGATIPEGRDNAILTLAAPRDASPGVYKPRFWADAAIGGKTVRHDVSAAEELMQAFFYFHSVPVAQSYLVVTPPPPFFVEVPRPPSAGTLELVFDQEIEIPVRVVRRAPDAGEAQPKRRAIRDVPVRVTATRLGSPKSVVVTAAQFIQDETDGVVKIRVTDPKRIGAEGVLVIEGTQRAKGRKVSIAAPAIPYKVLPAPGQEVPPPAPEKKTKREKKGKG; encoded by the coding sequence ATGTGCCCGAACACCCCCGACACCGCCAGCGCCGCCGCCGATACAAACAGGGGCGCGGACATTCCTGTCCGCGTCGTCGCGGGCAGGAATGCCCGCGCCCCCATTGCCGCCGCCGCCCGCTGCTCCAGCTTCAATTTGAAACTCAAACTCGCCGCGCTCGGCGCGGTGCTCCTTCAGCCCTTTCTCGCCGCCGCCCCCTACATCGAGCACCTTTACCCGGCGGGCGCGCAGCGCGGGCGGACACTCGAAATCGAACTCGTGGGCCGCTCCATTGACGGCGCCCGCGAAGTCTGGGTCAGCGGCGAAGGCGTCACCGGCGAGGTGCTCAAGGTCACCGATCCCACCCCCGCGCAAATCAACGAGGCCAAGAAAAACGACGCCATCGCCTCGCAGAACGCCCGCCTCCGCATCACCATCGCCCCCGATGCCGCCGACGGTGTCCGCGACCTCCGCATCATGGCCGACAGCGGCCTGTCCAACCGCTTCCGCTTCGAGGTCGGCCTGCTTCCGGAGGTCATCGAGGCCAAGCCCGACAATTCCGCCCACCCGCAGGTGCTGCCGGAGCTGCCCGTCGTCGTGAACGGGCAAATCCTCAGCGCCGACCGCGACCGCTTCCGCTTCCATGCCGCCGCCGGACAGCAGCTTCTCATCCAAGTCAAGGGACGCGCCATCAAACCCTTCCTTGCCGACGGTGTGCCCGGCTGGTTCCAGCCCAAAATCGCCCTGTTCGACGGCAGGACCGGCAACCTGATCGAGGAGGCCGACGACTTCCGCTTCGATCCCGACCCCGTGCTCATGTGGAAGGTGCCCGCCGACGGCGACTACGAGGTCGAGATCTGGGACGCCGTCTCGCGCGGGCGCGGCGACCTCGTTTATCGCATGACCATCGGCGAGCTTCCGTTTGTATCCGACATCTTCCCCCTCGGCGCGCGCGCCGGTGACCAGAATGTCGAAATCATCGCGCGCGGCATCAACCTCCCCGGCGCCCAGGCCAAACGCCGCGCCTCGTTCGCCGGCAAGGAGCCCGGCATCGTCACCATCAACGCGCCCACCAAGCTCGGCCGGACCAACTCGCGCCAGTTCGAGCTCGGCTCTCTGCCCGAGACGCGCGAACGCGAACCCAACGACACCCAGGCCAAGGCCCAGCCCGTCGCGCTCCCCATCACCATCAACGGGCGCATCGGCCAGCCCGGCGACACGGACTGGTTTTCGTTTGAGGCCAAAAAAGGCGACACGCTGGTGTTCGACGTGATGGCGCGCCGCCTCGACTCGCCGCTCGACGCGAAGCTCTCGCTTTCGCCGCAACGCGCGTTCAATGCCGCCGCCAGGGCCGCGGACCAAAAACCGCCGAAGCTCTCCTCCGATGACGAGACGGACGGACGCTACGGCCTCATCACGCACCACGCCGATCCGCGCCTGGCCGTCACCATCCCCGCGGACGGCGCGTATCAGGTCATGGTTCAGGACGCGCAGGGCAAGGGCGGCCCCGAATACGCCTACCGCCTGAGCATCGCGCCCGCGCAGCCGGACTTCGAGTTGCGCGTGATGCCGGACAACCTCAGCGTGCCCGCCGGCGGCAACGTCGTCGTGCAGCTCAAGGCGTTTCGCATCGACGGATTCGACGGCGAGGTGAATCTCCATGTCGAGGGCTTGCCGCCCGGCTTCGCGCTCTCCGGCGCGACGATTCCCGAGGGCAGGGACAACGCCATCCTCACGCTCGCGGCGCCGCGCGATGCCTCCCCCGGCGTGTATAAACCGCGCTTCTGGGCCGATGCCGCCATCGGCGGCAAGACGGTGCGCCACGACGTGAGCGCGGCCGAGGAACTCATGCAGGCCTTCTTCTATTTCCACTCCGTGCCCGTCGCGCAAAGCTACCTCGTCGTCACGCCGCCGCCGCCTTTCTTCGTCGAAGTGCCGCGCCCGCCCTCCGCCGGGACGCTCGAACTGGTGTTTGACCAGGAGATCGAAATCCCCGTGCGCGTGGTCCGCCGCGCGCCGGACGCCGGGGAAGCCCAGCCCAAACGCCGCGCCATCCGCGACGTTCCCGTGCGCGTGACCGCCACCCGTCTCGGCTCTCCCAAAAGCGTGGTCGTGACCGCCGCGCAATTCATCCAGGACGAGACCGACGGCGTGGTGAAAATCCGCGTCACCGACCCGAAGCGCATCGGCGCGGAGGGCGTC